A region from the Enoplosus armatus isolate fEnoArm2 chromosome 24, fEnoArm2.hap1, whole genome shotgun sequence genome encodes:
- the LOC139306435 gene encoding alpha-tectorin-like, with product MAKPGALLLLLAGVPLAISSNKIKPETCTKVTCDAYAALTSDSTCGPTEVCRGDNECYEPINVCTVTGSTVVDFFSRVQSVPDRCVYTLLKTKGMQILAGFQERRRKDVAFLDHLVILLNGPGVKIYLEQGGRVRVDDQMLMLNATARSVQGVELSKDQTGVTAKTPFSKVTVFFDGNTAHVKVKGLQALGGLCGNTNTPSQTTTLTAEKSSPLSAAGCEVQHKDEVAICNRSAEYCNLLDTPPFTDCHNESDPKPFISACRETLCKYSDVDSLKCQFLEAYAKTCHLKNVTLGAWRSQASCPAVPQAFCLDQYCSPHEFCGEKVSGETRCFCRAIFASKYKPTNSLGDPTVCMQNSATVALADCLLEEKDIDSSTLHLNDEKCKGQLDSLTHMVIFSYNSSETCGSEIVMTDTQIVYKNTIMSRNSSAYGVITRQDQVKIDFSCLYKAPDMRRLAFKIKDGSVVQKIVSGIWNYTLMMNAYTDSSRTSLVTSKTEITLNEKIWLELKTEGLDANMIALVTDSCWATNQLSPTSSLRYDLIIDGCPNPADNTVNVKGNGLGTSNYFSFDMFEFSGKSSEIYLHCKLELCTANQGPSCAPVSPSLKSLCETT from the exons ATGGCGAAGCCGGGTGcactgctcctcctgctggcaG GTGTCCCTCTTGCCATCAGTTCAAATAAGATCAAACCAGAAACCTGCACCAAGGTGACCTGTGATGCGTATGCAGCTCTCACATCTGACAGTACATGTGGACCCACGGAGGTTTGCCGGGGCGACAACGA GTGCTATGAACCCATCAACGTGTGCACTGTGACTGGCTCCACTGTCGTGGATTTCTTCAGCAGAGTCCAGTCTGTCCCGGATCGGTGTGTATACACTCTGTTGAAGACTAAAGGGATGCAGATACTGGCGGGTTTCCAGGAGCGACGCCGTAAAGATGTGGCGTTTTTGGACCACTTGGTAATACTGCTGAATGGGCCAGGTGTAAAAATCTATCTGGAACAAGGTGGAAGAGTTCGG GTTGATGACCAAATGCTAATGCTCAACGCCACGGCTCGCAGCGTTCAAGGCGTGGAGCTCTCCAAGGACCAGACTGGAGTTACTGCCAAGacacctttctccaaagtgacTGTCTTTTTTGATGGCAACACCGCACACGTGAAAGTGAAAG GACTTCAAGCTTTAGGGGGCTTGTGCGGCAACACCAACACTCCCAGCCAGACCACCACCCTGACAGCAGAGAAGTCCTCTCCCCTCAGTGCCGCTGG CTGCGAGGTTCAGCACAAAGACGAAGTTGCCATCTGCAACCGCTCAGCTGAATA CTGTAACCTCCTGGACACGCCACCCTTCACTGATTGCCACAACGAGTCTGACCCAAAGCCCTTCATCAGCGCCTGCAGAGAGACTTTGTGCAAATACTCAGACGTGGACAGCCTCAAATGCCAGTTTTTGGAGGCTTACGCCAAGACGTGCCACCTGAAAAACGTCACACTGGGGGCCTGGAGGTCACAGGCCAGCTGCC ctgcCGTCCCTCAGGCCTTCTGTCTGGACCAGTACTGCAGTCCTCATGAGTTCTGCGGTGAGAAGGTCTCCGGTGAAACCCGCTGCTTCTGCCGAGCCATTTTTGCCTCCAAGTACAAACCGACCAACTCTTTAGGTGAC CCGACAGTCTGCATGCAGAACTCTGCCACTGTTGCTTTGGCTGATtgtctgctggaggagaaagacatcgactcctccaccctccacctcaATGACGAGAAGTGCAAGGGTCAGCTGGACAGCCTGACCCACATGGTGATTTTCAGCTACAACAGCAGCGAAACCTGCGGCTCGGAGATTGTG ATGACCGACACCCAAATCGTCTACAAGAACACCATCATGTCGAGGAACAGCTCCGCATACGGCGTCATCACCCGCCAGGACCAGGTGAAGATCGACTTCTCCTGCCTCTACAAGGCGCCAGACATGAGGAGACTGGCCTTCAAGATCAAAGACGG ctctgtggtgcAGAAGATCGTATCTGGAATTTGGAATTACACTCTGATGATGAACGCCTACACCGACTCTAGCCGCACGAGCCTCGTCACGTCGAAGACTGAGATCACACTGAACGAGAAGATCTGGCTGGAGCTGAAGACGGAGGGGCTGGACGCCAACATGATCGCTTTGGTGACCGACTCCTGCTGGGCAACCAACCAACTGTCGCCTACTAGTAGTCTGCGATACGACCTCATCATTGACGG ATGCCCGAACCCCGCTGACAACACGGTGAATGTGAAGGGAAACGGACTGGGAACATCCAACTACTTCTCTTTCGACATGTTCGAGTTCTCCGGGAAAAGCAGTGAAATCTACCTGCACTGCAAGCTGGAGCTGTGCACTGCAAACCAGGGCCCGTCCTGTGCCCCG GTGTCTCCGAGTCTGAAATCTCTGTGTGAAACAACATAA
- the arl4ca gene encoding ADP-ribosylation factor-like 4Ca produces MGNSFSNLGAFQSLHIVMLGLDSAGKTTVLYRLKFNEFVNTVPTIGFNTEKIRLGGAGASRGISCHFWDVGGQEKLRPLWKPYSRCTDGIVYVVDSVDAERLEEARTELHKITRFSENQGTPLLVIANKQDLPRALDVGEIERQLALAELSPSTPYHVQPACAIIGEGLDEGMDKLYEMIVKRRKSLKQKKKRQ; encoded by the coding sequence ATGGGGAATAGTTTCTCCAATTTGGGTGCCTTCCAGTCCTTGCACATAGTCATGCTCGGCTTGGACTCTGCGGGCAAAACCACCGTCCTGTACCGGCTCAAATTTAACGAGTTCGTCAACACGGTGCCCACCATCGGCTTCAACACGGAGAAGATCCGGCTGGGCGGCGCGGGAGCCTCCAGGGGCATCAGCTGCCACTTCTGGGACGTCGGGGGCCAGGAGAAGCTGCGGCCCCTGTGGAAGCCCTACAGCCGCTGCACGGACGGCATCGTGTACGTGGTGGACTCCGTGGACgcagagaggctggaggaggccCGGACCGAGCTGCACAAGATCACCCGCTTCTCGGAGAACCAGGGGACGCCGCTGCTGGTCATCGCCAACAAGCAGGACCTGCCCCGGGCGCTGGATGTCGGGGAGATAGAGCGGCAGCTGGCCCTAGCTGAGCTGAGCCCCTCCACCCCTTACCACGTCCAGCCGGCCTGCGCCATCATAGGAGAGGGGCTGGATGAGGGCATGGACAAGCTGTATGAGATGatagtgaagaggaggaagtcactgaagcagaagaagaagaggcagtgA